CGCACATCGCGCTGGAGCCGCCGAGCCCCGAGCCCGGCGGCGCGTCGGAGTGCAGGAACAGGTGCAGCGACTCCTCGGGGCCGGAGGGCGCGCCGGGCGGTCGCAGCACCCGCAGCCCGGCCTTGACGAGGTCGAGCTCCCCGTTGTAGAGGAGATCGGAGGGGCGTGCGTAGTTCGCGCGCAGCCCGAAGTCGAGGGACTCGACGCTGGTGCCGCGGCCGGCGTGGTTGCCGGCCTCGAGGGTGACGTAGGCGTACTTGTCGACCGTGCAGTTGAGCACCGCGCCCCCGCGCTCCTCGGGGTACGGCGAGACATCGGTCCCCCCGCCGGCGAAGCTGATGCGCAGCGGCGCCTTGCTGCGGAGGATCTGCATCGCGGAGGCCGACGACCGGGACCAGCGACTTAATCCTTGCCTCCGCCGCGCGGACGCGCCCGAGCCCGGAACCCTTAGGAACCGGGGCCGCTCCTCGGAGCCGGAACCGCGGGGCGGCGGGAAGGGGTGGGACGTGGGGCGCCGGTACCAGAATCCCGCGCTGACCGTGGACGCCGTGTGGATCGATCGGGGCCGGCTGCTGCTGGTCCGGCGTGCCCGGCCCCCGTTCCGCGGAATGTGGGCGCTGCCCGGTGGGTTCGTCGAGCTCACCGAGACCGTCGAGGACGCGCTGCGACGCGAGCTCGCGGAGGAGACCGGGCTTCGGGCGGGACGTCTCGAGCTCCTCGGCGTGTACTCCGGCCCCGATCGCGATCCGAGGAAGCCGACGACGTCGGTCGCCTTCCTCGTCCACGGCCGCGCCCGCCCGCCGCGGGGCGGCGACGACGCGGGCGAGGCCCGGTGGGTCCCTCTCCGCGAGGTCGGAAGGCTCGCCTTCGACCACCGCCGCATCCTGGGCGACGCGGTGCGGCGTCGCGCCCGACGCTAGCGCAATCTCACTTGCCGTCCGCGAGCGGCGCCGGCTCCGCGGGCGCCGTCGTCGAGATGACCGCCGGGGCGACCTTCGAGACCTCGCGTCCCCGCGACCAGGAGAGCAGCGCCGCGACCAGCAGGATCGCCGCCGAGCCCCACAGCGCCGCGTGGATGCCGGTGAGGAACGCGGAACTCAGCCCGCCGACGAGGTTGGTCGTGCCGAGGAACACCTCGTAGGCGACCGCGCGCGGGATGCTCGCGCTCGCGATCGTGAGCGCCAGGACGAAGCTGAGGAGGGTCCCGAGGTTCATCAGCGTGGTGCGCACGCCGCTGATCGCGCCGAACGTCGACGGCGTGGCCTGGCTCATGATCGCGGTCGTGTTCGCCGGATAGAACATCCCCGTGCCGATCCCCGAGACGAGCGAGATCATCGGGATGAAGCCGAGCCAGCTGCTGAGGTCGAGCAGCGAGTAACCCAGGACGGCGGCGCCCATGCACAGGATCCCGAGGGTCGCGAACGTGCGCGCGCCGCGCTGGTCGACGCTGCGCCCCATCACCGGAGCGAGCAGCGCCCCGATGAGGTAGCCGGGCACCAGGAGCAGCGAGGCGTCGAGCGGCGAGAGCCCGCGCAGGCCCTGGAGGTACATCGTGAGCAGGAAGACGACGCTGAGGTAGCCCAGGCTCTGGAACAGGCCGGCGACGAGCGAGAAGGCAAGCAGCCGATTCTTGAGCTGGTGCAGGTTCAGCATCGGCTGGCGGCTGCGCAGCTCGAGCGTGATCCAGGGGACGAGCAGCAGGCCGCCGAGGACGAGGTAGCTGACGTTGAGGATCGACACGCCGTAGACCGCGAGCTCGATCAGGCCGTAGCAGACGAGGCTCAGGATCGCCGAGAACAGAACGAAGCCCGGTAAATCGAAGCCGACCTTCTGGGGCGTGTCCTTCGGCAGCGAGCGCAGCCCGAGGTACGCCGCGAAGATCCCGATCGGGATGTTGATGAAGAAGATGTACCGCCAGCCGATGTCGGTCGTGATCACGCCGCCGAGGAGGACCCCGAGGATCGCGCCCACGCCCCAGCCGAAGGCGAGGAACCCGAACGCCCGGCCGCGACGCTCGGGCGGGTAGACCGCGGCGATCAGCGCCCCGCCGTTCGCGAACACGAGCGCGCCGCCGACGGCCTGGATGCCGCGGGCGACGATCAGGAAGATGTCGGTCGGCGCGAACCCGCTGAGCGCGGAGCCGACCGTGAAGATCGCGAAGCCGAGGTTGTAGACCCGGCCCCGGCCGAGCAGGTCGCCGATCTTCCCGGCCTGCGTCGTGAGGGCCGCGGTGATCAACAGGTAGATCAGGATCGTCCAGATGATCGTCGAGAGCGGCGAGGCGAGGTCGCGCGCCATCGTGGGGAGCGCGAGGATCACGATGGTGCTGTCGACCGCGACCATCAGGGTCCCGATCGCGGTGAGGAGCGTGACCGCCCGCTCCCGGGCCGGCTGGCTCAGGCCGCGGCTTCCGCTGGGCGGGTTGACCGGGGTCGACATCGTCGTCGGGAGGAGACGGCGGTATCGACCCGGGTCGCGGATTTAGCGATTTGCTGGCGCGGCGGTCATCGGGCGTGGTCGACGGGAGCCGCGCCGCCCCACAGGCTATAATCGCAAGCTCGGTGGCCCGGCGATGATGAAGGGGCAGATCCACGAGTCCCACCCCCATCCGGGGCTCCTCTCCGACTTCATCCTCGGCAGTCAGGACGGCCTCGTCAACGTCCTCGGGATCCTGCTCGGGCTCTCGGCCGCGACCGGTGACACCCGCATCATCATCATCGCCGCCCTTGCGGCGCTCGGCGCCGAGTCGGTCTCGATGGGCGCCGTCGCCTACACGTCGACCCTGGCTCGCCTGCGCTTCTACCAGGCCGAGACCCAGCGGGAGCTCCACGAGATGCGCGAGGTGCCCGACATGGAGCGCGAGGAGGTCCGCACGGTCTTCCGC
This is a stretch of genomic DNA from Thermoplasmata archaeon. It encodes these proteins:
- a CDS encoding MFS transporter — translated: MSTPVNPPSGSRGLSQPARERAVTLLTAIGTLMVAVDSTIVILALPTMARDLASPLSTIIWTILIYLLITAALTTQAGKIGDLLGRGRVYNLGFAIFTVGSALSGFAPTDIFLIVARGIQAVGGALVFANGGALIAAVYPPERRGRAFGFLAFGWGVGAILGVLLGGVITTDIGWRYIFFINIPIGIFAAYLGLRSLPKDTPQKVGFDLPGFVLFSAILSLVCYGLIELAVYGVSILNVSYLVLGGLLLVPWITLELRSRQPMLNLHQLKNRLLAFSLVAGLFQSLGYLSVVFLLTMYLQGLRGLSPLDASLLLVPGYLIGALLAPVMGRSVDQRGARTFATLGILCMGAAVLGYSLLDLSSWLGFIPMISLVSGIGTGMFYPANTTAIMSQATPSTFGAISGVRTTLMNLGTLLSFVLALTIASASIPRAVAYEVFLGTTNLVGGLSSAFLTGIHAALWGSAAILLVAALLSWSRGREVSKVAPAVISTTAPAEPAPLADGK
- a CDS encoding NUDIX hydrolase is translated as MGRRYQNPALTVDAVWIDRGRLLLVRRARPPFRGMWALPGGFVELTETVEDALRRELAEETGLRAGRLELLGVYSGPDRDPRKPTTSVAFLVHGRARPPRGGDDAGEARWVPLREVGRLAFDHRRILGDAVRRRARR